Proteins encoded together in one Labrus mixtus chromosome 18, fLabMix1.1, whole genome shotgun sequence window:
- the cfl2 gene encoding cofilin-2: MTSGVTVNDEVVRVFNDMKVRKSSSQDEVRKRKKAILFCLSEDRKKIIVEEGKQILVGDIGETVDDPYACFVKLLPLNDCRYGLYDATYETKESKKEDLVFIFWAPETAPLKSKMIYASSKDAIKKKFTGIKHEWQVNGLDDIQDRSTLAEKLGGNVVVSLEGKPL, from the exons ATG ACGTCAGGTGTGACAGTGAACGATGAGGTCGTCAGGGTGTTCAACGACATGAAGGTGAGGAAGTCGTCATCCCAGGAcgaggtgaggaagaggaagaaggcaATCCTGTTCTGTCTGAGCGAGGACAGGAAGAAGATCATTGTAGAGGAGGGGAAGCAGATCCTGGTGGGAGACATCGGCGAGACGGTGGATGACCCCTACGCCTGCTTCgttaagctcctccccctcaaCGACTGCAGATACGGCCTGTACGACGCCACTTACGAGACCAAGGAGTCCAAGAAGGAGGACCTTGTCTTCATCTTCTG GGCTCCAGAAACGGCTCCACTGAAGAGCAAGATGATCTACGCCAGCTCCAAAGATGCCATCAAAAAGAAGTTTACAG GTATCAAACACGAGTGGCAAGTGAACGGGCTGGACGACATCCAGGACCGCAGCACGCTGGCTGAGAAGCTGGGCGGGAACGTGGTGGTGTCTCTGGAGGGCAAGCCGCTGTGA
- the snx6 gene encoding sorting nexin-6 yields the protein MMQEGLDDGPDFLSEEDRGPRAVNVDLQTDATLQVDISDALSERDKVKFTVHTKSTLPNFKQNEFSVVRQHEEFIWLHDSFVENEDYAGYIIPPAPPRPDFDASREKLQKLGEGEGSMTKEEFTKMKQELEAEYLAIFKKTVAMHEVFLCRVAAHPVLRKDLNFHVFLEYNQDLSVRGKNKKEKLEDFFKNVVKSADGVLVAGVKDVDDFFEHEKTFLLEYHNRVKDASAKSDRMIRSHKNAADDINRIASSLYTLGTQDSTDVCKFFLKVSELFEKTRKIESRVAADEDLKLADLLKYYLRESQAAKDLLYRRSRSLVDYENANKALDKARAKNRDVLQAETSQQLCCHKFEKISESAKQELIDFKTRRVAAFRKNLVELAELELKHAKGNLQLLQSCLGVLKGNT from the exons ATGATG CAGGAAGGGCTGGACGACGGACCTGACTTCCTCTCCGAAGAGGACCGGGGA CCGCGGGCGGTGAATGTGGATCTGCAGACGGACGCCACACTGCAGGTTGACATCTCAGACGCTCTGAGTGAGAGGGACAAGGTCAAGTTTACGGTCCACACCAag AGCACGCTCCCCAACTTTAAGCAGAACGAGTTCTCGGTGGTCCGACAGCACGAAGAGTTCATCTGGCTGCATGACTCGTTTGTTGAGAACGAAGACTATGCTGGCTACATT atcccccccgcccctcccagACCGGACTTTGACGCATCCAGAGAGAAGCTGCAGAAGCTCGGTGAGGGAGAGGGATCCATGACTAAGGAGGAGTTCACTAAGATGAAGCAGGAGCTGGAGGC AGAGTACCTCGCCATCTTCAAGAAGACTGTCGCCATGCACGAAGTTTTCCTGTGCCGTGTCGCTGCTCACCCCGTCCTCAGGAAAGACCTCAACTTCCACGTCTTCCTGGAGTACAACCAGGAT CTGAGTGTACGAGGGAAGAACAAGAAGGAGAAGTTGGAGGATTTCTTTAAGAACGTGGTGAAGTCAGCTGATGGCGTCCTGGTGGCCGGAGTCAAG gACGTGGACGACTTCTTCGAGCACGAGAAGACGTTTCTGTTAGAATATCACAACCGAGTCAAAGACGCCTCGGCTAAATCTGACAGAATGATCCGCTCGCACAAAA ATGCTGCAGACGACATCAACAGAATCGCCTCGTCTCTTTACACGTTAGGCACGCAGGACTCCACAGACGTCTGCAA GTTCTTCCTAAAAGTGTCTGAGCTGTTTGAGAAAACGAGG AAGATTGAATCTCGAGTTGCAGCAGACGAAGACCTGAAGCTGGCTGACCTGCTCAAATATTACCTGAGAGAGTCACAGGCTGCAAAG GACCTACTGTACCGGAGGAGCCGTTCCCTGGTCGACTACGAGAACGCCAACAAGGCTCTGGACAAAGCTCGCGCCAAGAACAGAGACGTCCTCCAGGCCGAGACCAGCCAGCAGCTCTGCTGCCACAAGTTTGAAAAGATCTCCGAGTCGGCCAAGCAAG AGCTCATTGACTTCAAGACGAGACGAGTTGCGGCTTTCAGGAAGAACCTGGTGGAGCTCGCCGAGCTGGAGCTCAAACACGCCAAG GGAaacctccagctgctgcagagctgtCTGGGCGTCCTGAAAGGGAACACCTAA
- the psma3 gene encoding proteasome subunit alpha type-3 produces the protein MSSIGTGYDLSASTFSPDGRVFQVEYAMKAVENSSTAIAIRCKDGVVFGVEKLVLSKLYEEGSNKRIFNIDRHVGMAVAGLLADARSLADVAREEASSFRSNYGHDIPLKHLSERVAMYVHAYTLYSAVRPFGCSFILGSYDKDDGPQLYMVDPSGISYGYWGCSIGKAKQAAKTEIEKLQMKEMTCRELVKEVAKIIYIVHDEVKDKAFELELSWVGEVTNGRHVLVPKDVREEAEKYAKDSLEEEDDSDEDNM, from the exons ATGAGCTCAATCGGGACCGGG tatGACCTGTCAGCCTCCACCTTCTCTCCAGATGGCCGGGTGTTTCAGGTGGAGTACGCCATGAAGGCGGTGGAGAACAGCAG cacGGCCATAGCGATCCGCTGTAAGGATGGTGTTGTGTTCGGGGTGGAGAAACTCGTGCTTTCCAAACTGTACGAGGAGGGCTCCAACAAACGCATCTTCAACATTGACAGACACGTCGGCAtg gccGTAGCGGGCCTGTTAGCTGATGCTCGCTCGCTCGCTGATGTTGCCAGAGAAGAGGCGTCCAGCTTCAGATCAAACTATGGACACGACATCCCCCTGAAG CACCTGTCAGAAAGAGTGGCGATGTACGTCCATGCCTACACACTCTACAGCGCCGTGCGGCCGTTTGGCTGCAG TTTCATCCTGGGCTCGTATGACAAAGACGACGGTCCTCAGCTCTACATGGTCGACCCGTCAGGCATTTCATAC GGTTACTGGGGCTGTTCCATTGGGAAAGCAAAACAAGCAGCAAAGACGGAAATCGAGAAGCTTCAG ATGAAGGAGATGACGTGCAGGGAGCTGGTCAAAGAGGTCGCCAAAAT aATCTACATCGTTCATGATGAGGTGAAGGACAAAGCCTTCGAGTTGGAGCTCAGCTGGGTCGGAGAGG tcacgAATGGACGACATGTGCTGGTACCCAAAGACGTCCGAGAGGAAGCTGAGAAATACGCCAAG gattctctggaggaggaggatgactcGGATGAAGACAACATGTAA